In Nostoc sp. CENA543, a single genomic region encodes these proteins:
- a CDS encoding DUF1636 domain-containing protein, producing the protein MPKYNLFVCKSCHRSSQERPDNPPFDGDILLEKLKDLCSEESSLHKLEIKPVECLWACNHGCVVAASHPDKPTYLFVNLTPEESAASLLEFMELYIKSHKGNIAWKKLPEVLQAAIFAQIPPGER; encoded by the coding sequence ATGCCCAAATATAATTTATTTGTCTGCAAATCTTGTCACCGTTCTTCTCAGGAACGTCCAGATAATCCCCCTTTTGATGGTGATATCTTACTAGAAAAACTAAAAGATTTATGTAGTGAAGAATCGTCACTCCATAAACTAGAAATTAAACCCGTTGAATGTTTATGGGCTTGTAATCACGGTTGTGTTGTAGCTGCTTCTCACCCAGACAAACCCACCTATCTTTTCGTCAATTTAACTCCAGAAGAAAGCGCAGCATCTTTACTGGAATTTATGGAATTGTATATCAAGAGTCACAAAGGCAATATAGCTTGGAAAAAATTACCTGAAGTGTTACAAGCTGCTATTTTCGCGCAAATTCCACCTGGGGAAAGGTAG
- a CDS encoding Rpn family recombination-promoting nuclease/putative transposase gives MRRDSIFYKLFQQSPTLLFELLTNPPTNAEAYRFDSVAVKEPKFEIDGVFLPPEDERPGIVYFCEVQFQRDEQLYERVFAESSLYFYRQRNRFRDWQVVIIYPSRSIEQSDIYPHRNHLNGDQVHRIYLDELGDIRSLPIWVALMVLTTLDDEQAPQEARYLLARSQEETPQTQNRAIIELLTTIMVYKFEDKSQREVEEMLGITLKETRVYREIKEEGREEGREEGREEGREEGEKSLVLRQLTRRVGELSPEVRQQVESLSLEQLENLGEALLDFQGMADLEAWFAR, from the coding sequence ACAAATGCTGAAGCATATCGGTTTGATTCAGTAGCAGTCAAAGAACCGAAGTTTGAAATTGATGGAGTTTTTTTGCCACCAGAGGATGAAAGACCAGGGATAGTGTATTTTTGTGAAGTGCAATTTCAACGGGATGAACAGCTTTACGAAAGGGTATTTGCAGAATCATCATTATATTTCTATCGCCAACGTAATAGATTTAGAGACTGGCAAGTTGTGATTATTTACCCTTCCCGTAGTATTGAGCAAAGTGATATTTATCCCCATAGAAATCACCTCAATGGCGACCAAGTACATCGCATATATTTAGATGAGTTGGGGGATATTCGCTCTTTACCTATATGGGTAGCTTTAATGGTGTTAACTACCCTTGATGATGAGCAAGCACCACAAGAAGCAAGGTATTTGCTAGCCAGGAGTCAAGAAGAAACACCTCAAACCCAAAATCGCGCCATAATAGAGCTACTAACAACTATCATGGTCTACAAGTTTGAAGATAAGAGTCAACGGGAGGTTGAAGAGATGTTAGGGATTACACTCAAGGAAACAAGAGTTTACCGTGAAATTAAGGAAGAAGGAAGGGAAGAAGGACGAGAAGAAGGACGAGAAGAAGGACGGGAAGAAGGAGAAAAATCGCTTGTTTTGCGTCAATTAACTCGTCGTGTGGGAGAATTATCTCCAGAGGTGCGGCAGCAAGTTGAATCTTTGTCCTTAGAACAATTAGAAAATCTTGGCGAAGCACTGTTAGATTTTCAGGGAATGGCTGATTTAGAGGCTTGGTTTGCTCGCTGA
- a CDS encoding iron-siderophore ABC transporter substrate-binding protein codes for MKIISHRFIVLLLLGTVLFTAIWASSKSFTYEATNSLSLQRTAKCRMVQHVRGETCIPLKPKRIVTLDFNSFAAVLALETKPIATWITTEIEDDFPYFLGKADGVEILRSSSGQINLEKLVLLHPDLIIVISHPGFAGIYKYAAQIAPTVVLPWVETRGNWKQHIQDTARILNKTATGTQLINYYHQRVNQLKLAIGNNQQKNSISFAYVAAGQLVITRQKSFAGEILHDIGILKPIFAESGDYDLPLSEELLPKIDSDILFIAPLRKDDYSVIKKLQRKPLWSKLKAVQQNQVYIVDFSVWRGLNMLAAYAMLDDLDKYIVNIT; via the coding sequence ATGAAAATAATTTCACATCGCTTTATTGTCCTATTGTTATTAGGAACTGTACTATTTACTGCTATTTGGGCTAGCAGTAAAAGTTTTACCTATGAAGCGACAAACTCATTATCTTTACAACGAACTGCAAAATGTCGAATGGTACAACACGTTAGGGGAGAAACTTGTATTCCCCTCAAACCTAAACGAATTGTCACCTTAGATTTTAATAGTTTTGCCGCAGTTTTGGCTTTAGAAACTAAACCTATCGCCACTTGGATTACAACGGAAATAGAAGATGACTTTCCTTACTTTCTAGGAAAAGCAGATGGAGTAGAAATATTAAGAAGTTCCAGTGGTCAAATTAATTTAGAAAAGCTTGTATTACTCCATCCCGATTTAATTATTGTGATTTCCCATCCTGGATTTGCAGGTATTTATAAATATGCTGCACAAATTGCACCTACAGTAGTTCTACCTTGGGTCGAAACTAGAGGAAACTGGAAACAACACATTCAAGATACTGCTAGGATTTTAAACAAAACAGCAACAGGTACTCAACTAATAAATTACTATCATCAACGCGTTAACCAATTAAAGCTAGCAATTGGTAATAATCAGCAAAAGAATAGCATATCATTTGCTTATGTCGCTGCCGGACAACTAGTTATTACCCGTCAAAAATCTTTTGCAGGTGAAATTTTGCATGATATTGGTATATTAAAACCTATATTTGCTGAATCTGGTGATTATGATTTACCTCTTTCGGAAGAACTTTTACCCAAGATTGATAGCGATATCCTGTTTATTGCGCCGCTACGCAAAGACGACTACTCTGTGATCAAAAAACTTCAGCGAAAGCCTTTATGGTCTAAACTCAAAGCTGTGCAGCAAAATCAAGTTTACATAGTGGATTTTTCTGTTTGGCGGGGATTGAATATGCTTGCAGCTTATGCAATGCTCGATGACCTTGATAAATACATAGTTAATATCACTTAA